In Ptiloglossa arizonensis isolate GNS036 chromosome 6, iyPtiAriz1_principal, whole genome shotgun sequence, a single window of DNA contains:
- the Glut1 gene encoding glucose transporter 1 isoform X9: MSMNLSAKLDELQRGDRQLETTVALCEIRTQLQELTKSVESCQSEVSEVKRDMVAIKHELDTVQQVKEEIEELREYVDRLEEHSHRRKLRLLEQGLTLFLSYAILAAVLGMLQFGYNTGVINAPEVNIENFMKDVYKDRYGEDISDDSVKKLYSVAVSIFAIGGMLGGFSGGIIANRFGRKGGLLLNNVLGIVGACLMGCTKIAHSYEMLFFGRFIIGVNCGLNTSLVPMYISEIAPLNLRGGLGTVNQLAVTVGLLVSQVLGIEQILGTNEGWPVLLGLAICPAILQLLLLPVCPESPRYLLITKQWEEEARKALRRLRASNQVEEDIEEMRAEERAQQAESRISMTELICSPTLRAPLVIGVVMQLSQQLSGINAVFYYSTNLFTSSGLTEESAKFATIGIGAIMVCMTLVSIPLMDRTGRRTLHLYGLGGMFIFSIFITISFLIKEFFGYVQEMIDWMSYLSVVSTLSFVVFFAVGPGSIPWMITAELFSQGPRPAAMSIAVLVNWMANFLVGIGFPSMKTSLENYTFLPFSAFLAIFWIFTYKKVPETKNKTFEEILALFRHGNDRSSLRDSRLYGCVCSWIRAIFRRSRSAGETTAPASPATLSEQRCLTMGNSSS, translated from the exons ATGAGTATGAACTTGAGTGCCAAGCTGGACGAGCTGCAGCGGGGTGACCGCCAGCTGGAGACCACCGTCGCCCTCTGCGAGATCCGCACGCAGCTGCAGGAACTCACCAAGAGCGTAGAGTCTTGCCAAAGCGAGGTCAGCGAGGTCAAACGGGACATGGTCGCGATCAAG CACGAACTAGATACAGTACAGCAGGTGAAAGAAGAGATAGAAGAGTTACGAGAATACGTGGATCGACTAGAAGAACACTCTCATCGACGGAAACTTAGACTTTTGGAGCAG GGGCTAACACTTTTCCTGTCGTATGCAATACTGGCAGCAGTCTTAGgaatgttgcagtttggatacAACACTGGAGTCATTAATGCGCCGGAAGTG aacattgaaaattttatgaaaGACGTGTACAAGGACAGGTATGGAGAAGACATTTCCGACGACTCCGTGAAGAAATTGTATTCCGTGGCCGTAAGCATATTTGCGATTGGTGGTATGCTAGGTGGTTTTAGCGGAGGAATAATTGCCAACAGATTTGGCAG AAAGGGGGGCTTACTGCTAAACAACGTGCTGGGCATCGTGGGGGCGTGCCTGATGGGTTGTACAAAGATTGCTCACTCATACGAAATGTTGTTCTTTGGACGGTTCATCATCGGTGTCAATTGTGGCTTAAACACCTCGTTGGTTCCCATGTACATATCGGAGATAGCACCACTGAACCTGAGAGGCGGCCTAGGCACGGTGAACCAGCTCGCTGTTACGGTGGGTCTCCTGGTCTCCCAGGTGCTGGGCATCGAGCAAATCCTTGGGACAAACGAGGGTTGGCCAGTTCTCTTGGGGCTAGCTATCTGCCCTGCCATTCTACAGTTACTGCTGCTTCCAGTTTGCCCCGAATCACCAAG ATATTTGCTCATTACCAAACAGTGGGAGGAAGAAGCCCGTAAAGCTTTGAGAAGGTTGAGAGCTAGTAACCAAGTGGAAGAAGATATCGAGGAAATGAGAGCCGAAGAACGAGCTCAACAAGCCGAGTCTAGAATATCGATGACAGAGCTCATATGTAGTCCAACGTTGAGAGCGCCTCTCGTTATTGGTGTGGTTATGCAACTTTCCCAACAGCTTTCAGGCATTAATGCT GTATTTTACTATTCAACAAATTTGTTCACTAGTTCTGGTTTGACAGAGGAGAGTGCCAAGTTTGCAACCATTGGCATAGGTGCCATTATGGTTTGTATGACGTTAGTATCCATCCCGCTTATGGATAGAACAGGAAGACGTACACTGCACTTATACGGTCTTGGTGGCATGTTTATCTTTTCAATATTCATCACAATTTCTTTTCTCATAAAG gagtttttcggttaTGTGCAGGAAATGATTGACTGGATGTCCTATCTGTCGGTCGTGTCGACGCTCAGTTTCGTGGTATTCTTCGCTGTCGGACCCGGTTCCATTCCTTGGATGATTACGGCCGAGCTGTTCTCGCAAGGTCCTAGACCTGCCGCCATGTCTATCGCGGTCCTTGTCAATTGGATGGCTAATTTTTTGGTTGGCATTGGTTTCCCAAGTATGAAG ACTAGCCTTGAAAACTACACGTTCCTACCATTCAGTGCATTCCTAGCCATCTTCTGGATCTTCACGTACAAGAAGGTTCCTGAGACCAAGAATAAAACATTCGAAGAAATTCTAGCTTTATTCAGGCATGGTAACGACAG
- the Glut1 gene encoding glucose transporter 1 isoform X8, whose amino-acid sequence MVSLPPSLQKQVSVMSMNLSAKLDELQRGDRQLETTVALCEIRTQLQELTKSVESCQSEVSEVKRDMVAIKHELDTVQQVKEEIEELREYVDRLEEHSHRRKLRLLEQGLTLFLSYAILAAVLGMLQFGYNTGVINAPEVNIENFMKDVYKDRYGEDISDDSVKKLYSVAVSIFAIGGMLGGFSGGIIANRFGRKGGLLLNNVLGIVGACLMGCTKIAHSYEMLFFGRFIIGVNCGLNTSLVPMYISEIAPLNLRGGLGTVNQLAVTVGLLVSQVLGIEQILGTNEGWPVLLGLAICPAILQLLLLPVCPESPRYLLITKQWEEEARKALRRLRASNQVEEDIEEMRAEERAQQAESRISMTELICSPTLRAPLVIGVVMQLSQQLSGINAVFYYSTNLFTSSGLTEESAKFATIGIGAIMVCMTLVSIPLMDRTGRRTLHLYGLGGMFIFSIFITISFLIKEFFGYVQEMIDWMSYLSVVSTLSFVVFFAVGPGSIPWMITAELFSQGPRPAAMSIAVLVNWMANFLVGIGFPSMKTSLENYTFLPFSAFLAIFWIFTYKKVPETKNKTFEEILALFRHGNDRSSLRDSRLYGCVCSWIRAIFRRSRSAGETTAPASPATLSEQRCLTMGNSSS is encoded by the exons ATGGTCTCCCTACCTCCCAG TCTGCAGAAACAGGTCAGCGTTATGAGTATGAACTTGAGTGCCAAGCTGGACGAGCTGCAGCGGGGTGACCGCCAGCTGGAGACCACCGTCGCCCTCTGCGAGATCCGCACGCAGCTGCAGGAACTCACCAAGAGCGTAGAGTCTTGCCAAAGCGAGGTCAGCGAGGTCAAACGGGACATGGTCGCGATCAAG CACGAACTAGATACAGTACAGCAGGTGAAAGAAGAGATAGAAGAGTTACGAGAATACGTGGATCGACTAGAAGAACACTCTCATCGACGGAAACTTAGACTTTTGGAGCAG GGGCTAACACTTTTCCTGTCGTATGCAATACTGGCAGCAGTCTTAGgaatgttgcagtttggatacAACACTGGAGTCATTAATGCGCCGGAAGTG aacattgaaaattttatgaaaGACGTGTACAAGGACAGGTATGGAGAAGACATTTCCGACGACTCCGTGAAGAAATTGTATTCCGTGGCCGTAAGCATATTTGCGATTGGTGGTATGCTAGGTGGTTTTAGCGGAGGAATAATTGCCAACAGATTTGGCAG AAAGGGGGGCTTACTGCTAAACAACGTGCTGGGCATCGTGGGGGCGTGCCTGATGGGTTGTACAAAGATTGCTCACTCATACGAAATGTTGTTCTTTGGACGGTTCATCATCGGTGTCAATTGTGGCTTAAACACCTCGTTGGTTCCCATGTACATATCGGAGATAGCACCACTGAACCTGAGAGGCGGCCTAGGCACGGTGAACCAGCTCGCTGTTACGGTGGGTCTCCTGGTCTCCCAGGTGCTGGGCATCGAGCAAATCCTTGGGACAAACGAGGGTTGGCCAGTTCTCTTGGGGCTAGCTATCTGCCCTGCCATTCTACAGTTACTGCTGCTTCCAGTTTGCCCCGAATCACCAAG ATATTTGCTCATTACCAAACAGTGGGAGGAAGAAGCCCGTAAAGCTTTGAGAAGGTTGAGAGCTAGTAACCAAGTGGAAGAAGATATCGAGGAAATGAGAGCCGAAGAACGAGCTCAACAAGCCGAGTCTAGAATATCGATGACAGAGCTCATATGTAGTCCAACGTTGAGAGCGCCTCTCGTTATTGGTGTGGTTATGCAACTTTCCCAACAGCTTTCAGGCATTAATGCT GTATTTTACTATTCAACAAATTTGTTCACTAGTTCTGGTTTGACAGAGGAGAGTGCCAAGTTTGCAACCATTGGCATAGGTGCCATTATGGTTTGTATGACGTTAGTATCCATCCCGCTTATGGATAGAACAGGAAGACGTACACTGCACTTATACGGTCTTGGTGGCATGTTTATCTTTTCAATATTCATCACAATTTCTTTTCTCATAAAG gagtttttcggttaTGTGCAGGAAATGATTGACTGGATGTCCTATCTGTCGGTCGTGTCGACGCTCAGTTTCGTGGTATTCTTCGCTGTCGGACCCGGTTCCATTCCTTGGATGATTACGGCCGAGCTGTTCTCGCAAGGTCCTAGACCTGCCGCCATGTCTATCGCGGTCCTTGTCAATTGGATGGCTAATTTTTTGGTTGGCATTGGTTTCCCAAGTATGAAG ACTAGCCTTGAAAACTACACGTTCCTACCATTCAGTGCATTCCTAGCCATCTTCTGGATCTTCACGTACAAGAAGGTTCCTGAGACCAAGAATAAAACATTCGAAGAAATTCTAGCTTTATTCAGGCATGGTAACGACAG
- the Glut1 gene encoding glucose transporter 1 isoform X6: MADSRGFKPINQLWQSAAVSTDPDSECLYEEIAGLSGSQDTEPGPAGAAVGEEEEEEEEEEEEEEELGERGRLDFGAQVGGSSWWRQSKGSDKCAINVGTANGRKSSKSVGTSARSRSRSADRPSNGRQEIIRVEEEQYASHRSYVESGTGAVLPPATGLKLTRGRATSTVARYLHSASTNTGHYHHHHHGLRGQYPVGITGRPTGRRHQHHHPSRGSFSNETQEEVQEDDEATLRELLVSLQKQVSVMSMNLSAKLDELQRGDRQLETTVALCEIRTQLQELTKSVESCQSEVSEVKRDMVAIKHELDTVQQVKEEIEELREYVDRLEEHSHRRKLRLLEQGLTLFLSYAILAAVLGMLQFGYNTGVINAPEVNIENFMKDVYKDRYGEDISDDSVKKLYSVAVSIFAIGGMLGGFSGGIIANRFGRKGGLLLNNVLGIVGACLMGCTKIAHSYEMLFFGRFIIGVNCGLNTSLVPMYISEIAPLNLRGGLGTVNQLAVTVGLLVSQVLGIEQILGTNEGWPVLLGLAICPAILQLLLLPVCPESPRYLLITKQWEEEARKALRRLRASNQVEEDIEEMRAEERAQQAESRISMTELICSPTLRAPLVIGVVMQLSQQLSGINAVFYYSTNLFTSSGLTEESAKFATIGIGAIMVCMTLVSIPLMDRTGRRTLHLYGLGGMFIFSIFITISFLIKEFFGYVQEMIDWMSYLSVVSTLSFVVFFAVGPGSIPWMITAELFSQGPRPAAMSIAVLVNWMANFLVGIGFPSMKTSLENYTFLPFSAFLAIFWIFTYKKVPETKNKTFEEILALFRHGNDREEELATNSSKETVLSDATTANHTHATDKP; the protein is encoded by the exons ATGGCCGATTCACGCGGCTTCAAGCCAATAAACCAGTTGTGGCAGAGCGCGGCAGTGTCGACGGACCCGGATTCGGAGTGCCTCTACGAGGAAATCGCAGGCCTTTCGGGGTCCCAGGATACGGAGCCAGGGCCGGCTGGTGCCGCCgtcggggaggaggaggaggaagaggaggaggaagaggaagaggaggaggagttgGGGGAGAGGGGGAGGCTCGATTTTGGTGCACAGGTCGGCGGTAGCAGCTGGTGGAGACAGAGCAAAGGTAGCGACAAGTGCGCCATCAACGTCGGCACCGCCAACGGACGCAAAAGCAGCAAAAGTGTCGGGACTAGCGCGAGATCGCGCAGCAGATCGGCCGATCGGCCATCGAACGGACGTCAGGAGATCATCAGGGTGGAGGAGGAGCAGTATGCCTCGCACAGAAGCTACGTGGAGTCCGGTACAGGCGCCGTACTACCGCCTGCTACCGGCCTCAAGCTGACCAGGGGGCGTGCAACCAGCACCGTCGCCCGCTACTTGCACTCGGCCTCCACGAACACAGGTCATTACCACCATCATCATCACGGGCTGCGCGGACAGTATCCAGTCGGCATTACCGGTAGGCCGACCGGCAGACGTCACCAGCATCATCACCCAAGCCGCGGCTCGTTCAGTAATGAGACGCAGGAAGAGGTACAGGAGGACGATGAAGCCACTCTACGGGAGTTGCTTGTAAG TCTGCAGAAACAGGTCAGCGTTATGAGTATGAACTTGAGTGCCAAGCTGGACGAGCTGCAGCGGGGTGACCGCCAGCTGGAGACCACCGTCGCCCTCTGCGAGATCCGCACGCAGCTGCAGGAACTCACCAAGAGCGTAGAGTCTTGCCAAAGCGAGGTCAGCGAGGTCAAACGGGACATGGTCGCGATCAAG CACGAACTAGATACAGTACAGCAGGTGAAAGAAGAGATAGAAGAGTTACGAGAATACGTGGATCGACTAGAAGAACACTCTCATCGACGGAAACTTAGACTTTTGGAGCAG GGGCTAACACTTTTCCTGTCGTATGCAATACTGGCAGCAGTCTTAGgaatgttgcagtttggatacAACACTGGAGTCATTAATGCGCCGGAAGTG aacattgaaaattttatgaaaGACGTGTACAAGGACAGGTATGGAGAAGACATTTCCGACGACTCCGTGAAGAAATTGTATTCCGTGGCCGTAAGCATATTTGCGATTGGTGGTATGCTAGGTGGTTTTAGCGGAGGAATAATTGCCAACAGATTTGGCAG AAAGGGGGGCTTACTGCTAAACAACGTGCTGGGCATCGTGGGGGCGTGCCTGATGGGTTGTACAAAGATTGCTCACTCATACGAAATGTTGTTCTTTGGACGGTTCATCATCGGTGTCAATTGTGGCTTAAACACCTCGTTGGTTCCCATGTACATATCGGAGATAGCACCACTGAACCTGAGAGGCGGCCTAGGCACGGTGAACCAGCTCGCTGTTACGGTGGGTCTCCTGGTCTCCCAGGTGCTGGGCATCGAGCAAATCCTTGGGACAAACGAGGGTTGGCCAGTTCTCTTGGGGCTAGCTATCTGCCCTGCCATTCTACAGTTACTGCTGCTTCCAGTTTGCCCCGAATCACCAAG ATATTTGCTCATTACCAAACAGTGGGAGGAAGAAGCCCGTAAAGCTTTGAGAAGGTTGAGAGCTAGTAACCAAGTGGAAGAAGATATCGAGGAAATGAGAGCCGAAGAACGAGCTCAACAAGCCGAGTCTAGAATATCGATGACAGAGCTCATATGTAGTCCAACGTTGAGAGCGCCTCTCGTTATTGGTGTGGTTATGCAACTTTCCCAACAGCTTTCAGGCATTAATGCT GTATTTTACTATTCAACAAATTTGTTCACTAGTTCTGGTTTGACAGAGGAGAGTGCCAAGTTTGCAACCATTGGCATAGGTGCCATTATGGTTTGTATGACGTTAGTATCCATCCCGCTTATGGATAGAACAGGAAGACGTACACTGCACTTATACGGTCTTGGTGGCATGTTTATCTTTTCAATATTCATCACAATTTCTTTTCTCATAAAG gagtttttcggttaTGTGCAGGAAATGATTGACTGGATGTCCTATCTGTCGGTCGTGTCGACGCTCAGTTTCGTGGTATTCTTCGCTGTCGGACCCGGTTCCATTCCTTGGATGATTACGGCCGAGCTGTTCTCGCAAGGTCCTAGACCTGCCGCCATGTCTATCGCGGTCCTTGTCAATTGGATGGCTAATTTTTTGGTTGGCATTGGTTTCCCAAGTATGAAG ACTAGCCTTGAAAACTACACGTTCCTACCATTCAGTGCATTCCTAGCCATCTTCTGGATCTTCACGTACAAGAAGGTTCCTGAGACCAAGAATAAAACATTCGAAGAAATTCTAGCTTTATTCAGGCATGGTAACGACAG
- the Glut1 gene encoding glucose transporter 1 isoform X7, producing MADSRGFKPINQLWQSAAVSTDPDSECLYEEIAGLSGSQDTEPGPAGAAVGEEEEEEEEEEEEEEELGERGRLDFGAQVGGSSWWRQSKGSDKCAINVGTANGRKSSKSVGTSARSRSRSADRPSNGRQEIIRVEEEQYASHRSYVESGTGAVLPPATGLKLTRGRATSTVARYLHSASTNTGHYHHHHHGLRGQYPVGITGRPTGRRHQHHHPSRGSFSNETQEEVQEDDEATLRELLVSLQKQVSVMSMNLSAKLDELQRGDRQLETTVALCEIRTQLQELTKSVESCQSEVSEVKRDMVAIKHELDTVQQVKEEIEELREYVDRLEEHSHRRKLRLLEQGLTLFLSYAILAAVLGMLQFGYNTGVINAPEVNIENFMKDVYKDRYGEDISDDSVKKLYSVAVSIFAIGGMLGGFSGGIIANRFGRKGGLLLNNVLGIVGACLMGCTKIAHSYEMLFFGRFIIGVNCGLNTSLVPMYISEIAPLNLRGGLGTVNQLAVTVGLLVSQVLGIEQILGTNEGWPVLLGLAICPAILQLLLLPVCPESPRYLLITKQWEEEARKALRRLRASNQVEEDIEEMRAEERAQQAESRISMTELICSPTLRAPLVIGVVMQLSQQLSGINAVFYYSTNLFTSSGLTEESAKFATIGIGAIMVCMTLVSIPLMDRTGRRTLHLYGLGGMFIFSIFITISFLIKEFFGYVQEMIDWMSYLSVVSTLSFVVFFAVGPGSIPWMITAELFSQGPRPAAMSIAVLVNWMANFLVGIGFPSMKTSLENYTFLPFSAFLAIFWIFTYKKVPETKNKTFEEILALFRHGNDR from the exons ATGGCCGATTCACGCGGCTTCAAGCCAATAAACCAGTTGTGGCAGAGCGCGGCAGTGTCGACGGACCCGGATTCGGAGTGCCTCTACGAGGAAATCGCAGGCCTTTCGGGGTCCCAGGATACGGAGCCAGGGCCGGCTGGTGCCGCCgtcggggaggaggaggaggaagaggaggaggaagaggaagaggaggaggagttgGGGGAGAGGGGGAGGCTCGATTTTGGTGCACAGGTCGGCGGTAGCAGCTGGTGGAGACAGAGCAAAGGTAGCGACAAGTGCGCCATCAACGTCGGCACCGCCAACGGACGCAAAAGCAGCAAAAGTGTCGGGACTAGCGCGAGATCGCGCAGCAGATCGGCCGATCGGCCATCGAACGGACGTCAGGAGATCATCAGGGTGGAGGAGGAGCAGTATGCCTCGCACAGAAGCTACGTGGAGTCCGGTACAGGCGCCGTACTACCGCCTGCTACCGGCCTCAAGCTGACCAGGGGGCGTGCAACCAGCACCGTCGCCCGCTACTTGCACTCGGCCTCCACGAACACAGGTCATTACCACCATCATCATCACGGGCTGCGCGGACAGTATCCAGTCGGCATTACCGGTAGGCCGACCGGCAGACGTCACCAGCATCATCACCCAAGCCGCGGCTCGTTCAGTAATGAGACGCAGGAAGAGGTACAGGAGGACGATGAAGCCACTCTACGGGAGTTGCTTGTAAG TCTGCAGAAACAGGTCAGCGTTATGAGTATGAACTTGAGTGCCAAGCTGGACGAGCTGCAGCGGGGTGACCGCCAGCTGGAGACCACCGTCGCCCTCTGCGAGATCCGCACGCAGCTGCAGGAACTCACCAAGAGCGTAGAGTCTTGCCAAAGCGAGGTCAGCGAGGTCAAACGGGACATGGTCGCGATCAAG CACGAACTAGATACAGTACAGCAGGTGAAAGAAGAGATAGAAGAGTTACGAGAATACGTGGATCGACTAGAAGAACACTCTCATCGACGGAAACTTAGACTTTTGGAGCAG GGGCTAACACTTTTCCTGTCGTATGCAATACTGGCAGCAGTCTTAGgaatgttgcagtttggatacAACACTGGAGTCATTAATGCGCCGGAAGTG aacattgaaaattttatgaaaGACGTGTACAAGGACAGGTATGGAGAAGACATTTCCGACGACTCCGTGAAGAAATTGTATTCCGTGGCCGTAAGCATATTTGCGATTGGTGGTATGCTAGGTGGTTTTAGCGGAGGAATAATTGCCAACAGATTTGGCAG AAAGGGGGGCTTACTGCTAAACAACGTGCTGGGCATCGTGGGGGCGTGCCTGATGGGTTGTACAAAGATTGCTCACTCATACGAAATGTTGTTCTTTGGACGGTTCATCATCGGTGTCAATTGTGGCTTAAACACCTCGTTGGTTCCCATGTACATATCGGAGATAGCACCACTGAACCTGAGAGGCGGCCTAGGCACGGTGAACCAGCTCGCTGTTACGGTGGGTCTCCTGGTCTCCCAGGTGCTGGGCATCGAGCAAATCCTTGGGACAAACGAGGGTTGGCCAGTTCTCTTGGGGCTAGCTATCTGCCCTGCCATTCTACAGTTACTGCTGCTTCCAGTTTGCCCCGAATCACCAAG ATATTTGCTCATTACCAAACAGTGGGAGGAAGAAGCCCGTAAAGCTTTGAGAAGGTTGAGAGCTAGTAACCAAGTGGAAGAAGATATCGAGGAAATGAGAGCCGAAGAACGAGCTCAACAAGCCGAGTCTAGAATATCGATGACAGAGCTCATATGTAGTCCAACGTTGAGAGCGCCTCTCGTTATTGGTGTGGTTATGCAACTTTCCCAACAGCTTTCAGGCATTAATGCT GTATTTTACTATTCAACAAATTTGTTCACTAGTTCTGGTTTGACAGAGGAGAGTGCCAAGTTTGCAACCATTGGCATAGGTGCCATTATGGTTTGTATGACGTTAGTATCCATCCCGCTTATGGATAGAACAGGAAGACGTACACTGCACTTATACGGTCTTGGTGGCATGTTTATCTTTTCAATATTCATCACAATTTCTTTTCTCATAAAG gagtttttcggttaTGTGCAGGAAATGATTGACTGGATGTCCTATCTGTCGGTCGTGTCGACGCTCAGTTTCGTGGTATTCTTCGCTGTCGGACCCGGTTCCATTCCTTGGATGATTACGGCCGAGCTGTTCTCGCAAGGTCCTAGACCTGCCGCCATGTCTATCGCGGTCCTTGTCAATTGGATGGCTAATTTTTTGGTTGGCATTGGTTTCCCAAGTATGAAG ACTAGCCTTGAAAACTACACGTTCCTACCATTCAGTGCATTCCTAGCCATCTTCTGGATCTTCACGTACAAGAAGGTTCCTGAGACCAAGAATAAAACATTCGAAGAAATTCTAGCTTTATTCAGGCATGGTAACGACAG ATGA